A single Cryptococcus deuterogattii R265 chromosome 2, complete sequence DNA region contains:
- a CDS encoding alpha-1,2-mannosyltransferase, which translates to MDGQELIAYAILLSYFLLIFLSFGLVFRSLVAGIQLDKLFNGRPFFFLRSSIGALLCTWYFMIQFMNWSYHDFAAYNPSSSIGQWLVNTALFEQAWSIVCKGPGNWWWSSWICTWTVAFTAIVWFESGRRGIRYPYAYVLLGQLVAMSVATGLFLVAISLYPRTHSFPRIIPFFVAVPLAMAFVPIYFLPQDVGTDRFMKMLLWLHGALFLVLTSRSASSEDGASGKGVSPFFLHTVFVALAAVIHVPATLRLIASIPTGQSLTSYLFTTLFSHPAQASISLDVIWVFLILSSWLILSGPFRFRFFKITLFLFGSGLVIVNYTGINWGLVASIVPMLLLLSVGACALYINSLRKTNAAKRAALLEKMGMPDNVLIYGTTTTPPYMSTKKTIVGFWHPYCNAGGGGERVLWVAVRYIQRQEPDTLVLVYSGDYPAASKEEIIAKVYERFSIELDPARLHFVPLGKRYLISDGYWKRFTLLGQSLGSLALAFEGLCGEDGLWGDLFIDSMGYAFTFPLVRLIAGPQIAIGSYTHYPTVSADMVKRVKERMAGVENGGAAKSWARTKIKLLYYRTFTCVYSLCLLYCQHIFTNSSWTQAHIQSLLLSARQSFLDSLLLKDDLTLEKRRERGELGEEDDAGETKCEVVYPPCDTRKLSSLPLSLPSPTPKGGRKREFVSLAQFRPEKDHKKQLEAFAILLKEHPEMREGEEGVKLVMMGGVRDEGDQQRLEGLKKLAAELGIQDKVEFVVSAPYPEIVRRLGQASVGLNTMMDEHFGINVVEFMAAGLIPVVHASAGPLLDIVVPFHNQHTGFRATTAASFAEAMYQAMTMSDKEAVKMRKAARQAAEEKFSEKRFEEGWEKGWKRLTGLIGGVGAGDGDGNKTLGKRKNVRQHGD; encoded by the exons ATGGACGGCCAAGAGCTAATCGCCTACGCCATCCTTCTATCCTATTTTCTCCTCATATTTCTATCATTCGGCCTCGTCTTCCGATCGCTCGTCGCCGGAATACAGCTAGACAAGCTATTCAATGGAAggccattcttctttctcagGTCATCCATTGGAGCACTGCTTTGCACATGGTATT TCATGATCCAGTTTATGAAC TGGTCATACCATGATTTTGCAGCATATAATCCATCAAGCAGTATTGGTCAATGGCTAGTCAACACCGCTTTATTTGAACAAGCTTGGTCGATTGTATGCAAAGGTCCCGGGAACTGGTGGTGGTCCAGCTGGATCTGTACATGGACCGTCGCCTTCACAGCTATAGTCTGGTTCGAGA GCGGTCGACGGGGCATCAGGTACCCTTACGCCTACGTGCTTCTTGGTCAACTTGTTGCCATGTCCGTCGCTACCGGCTTGTTTCTCGTCGCCATCTCTCTCTATCCCCGCACTCACTCTTTCCCACGCATTATTCCTTTTTTCGTCGCAGTGCCTCTCGCCATGGCTTTTGTTCCGATATACTTTCTGCCACAGGATGTGGGAACCGACAGATTCATGAAAATGCTGCTATGGCTACATGGTGCGCTCTTTCTCGTACTAACCAGCCGTTCCGCGAGCAGCGAGGATGGTGCGTCTGGCAAAGGTGTAtcccccttttttctccatACAGTTTTCGTTGCTCTGGCGGCTGTCATCCATGTCCCCGCTACACTTCGCCTTATCGCCTCTATTCCTACCGGACAATCGCTCACCTCATACCTCTTCAccactctcttctcccatccagCCCAAgcatccatctccctcgACGTCATTTGGGtattcctcatcctttccagcTGGTTAATCCTTTCGGGTCCATTTCGTTTTCGATTTTTCAAAatcaccctcttcctctttggtTCAGGGCTCGTCATTGTCAACTACACCGGTATCAACTGGGGCCTTGTCGCCAGTATAGTCCCcatgctcctcctcctttctgtTGGTGCCTGTGCGCTGTATATCAACAGCCTCCGCAAAACCAACGCTGCAAAGCGCGCCGCCCTTCTCGAGAAGATGGGCATGCCGGACAACGTCCTCATTTATGGTACCACGACAACTCCCCCTTACATGAGCACCAAAAAAACCATAGTCGGTTTCTGGCATCCATACTGCAATGCCGGCGGTGGGGGGGAACGTGTGCTCTGGGTTGCGGTCCGATACATCCAACGCCAAGAACCTGATACCCTCGTCCTTGTCTACTCGGGCGATTATCCCGCCGCGTCAAAAGAGGAAATCATCGCAAAAGTCTATGAACGTTTCTCCATCGAGTTGGATCCCGCTAGACTGCACTTTGTACCCCTTGGGAAGCGATACCTGATCTCAGATGGTTATTGGAAGCGGTTCACATTGTTGGGACAGTCGCTGGGAAGTTTGGCGCTTGCGTTCGAAGGGCTATGCGGAGAAGACGGCTTATGGGGTGATCTATTCATAG ATTCCATGGGCTATGCGTTCACTTTTCCCCTCGTTCGTCTTATCGCCGGTCCGCAGATCGCAATCGGCTCTTACACTCACTACCCGACTGTCAGCGCGGATATGGTCAAGCGTGTAAAAGAGCGCATGGCTGGGGTTGAGAATGGTGGTGCGGCGAAGAGTTGGGCCAGGACAAAGATCAAGCTTTT ATACTACCGCACTTTTACATGCGTCTACtccctctgccttctttaCTGCCAACACATCTTCACAAATTCCTCTTGGACCCAAGCACACATTCAAtcgctcctcctctctgccCGCCAATCTTTCCTCGactccctccttctcaaagaTGATCTCACACTAGAAAAACGTAGAGAGAGGGGCgagttgggagaagaggacgacGCCGGCGAGACCAAGTGTGAAGTAGTATACCCACCGTGTGACACTCGAAAACTCTCTTCacttcccctctctctcccctcccccaccCCCAAAGGaggcaggaagagggaatTTGTGTCTCTCGCGCAGTTCCGTCCGGAGAAGGATCATAAGAAGCAGTTGGAGGCGTTTGCGATTCTATTAAAGGAGCATCCCGAaatgagagaaggagaagaaggagtcaagttggtgatgatgggCGGGGTAAGGGATGAGGGTGATCAACAACGGCTGgaaggattgaagaagcttgcaGCAGAGCTGGGCATTCAG GATAAAGTCGAATTTGTAGTGAGCGCGCCGTACCCCGAAATTGTACGACGACTGGGCCAAGCCTCTGTTGGGTTGAACACTATGATGGACGAACATTTCGGAATTAATGTCGTCGAGTTCATG GCAGCAGGGCTTATCCCCGTCGTCCACGCCTCAGCTGGTCCTCTGCTCGACATTGTGGTTCCCTTCCACAATCAACATACCGGATTCCGCGCCACAACGGCCGCGTCATTCGCAGAAGCCATGTATCAGGCGATGACGATGTCAGATAAAGAGGCGGTGAAGATGCGGAAGGCGGCTAGGCAAGCGGCGGAGGAGAAGTTttcggagaagaggtttgaagaagggtgggagaaggggtggaagaggttgacaGGACTAATAGGAGGTGTTGGCGCTGGCGATGGCGATGGCAATAAGACTTTGGGAAAACGGAAAAATGTGAGGCAGCACGGGGATTAG
- a CDS encoding peptidyl-prolyl cis-trans isomerase-like 2 — translation MGHNSDKLYVTHSEHAAGSHTASSFGKRQETGKSEFQRLPFDCCALSLQPFKNPVAVISETKAGEAPRADVFDLLNIVPYIRKFKSNPVTGKPLETSQLIKLNFFRNAEGNLHDPITYKVFSPHIHIVFLKNTGNVFDMASLQLLAIKPKTWRDLVNDEPFKREDIITIQDPQNLAARDLREYDYVKKDLKVSEDEMAGDPLRGINVDAAGGAGKVLKMIAEKNKSEQSPTPTLTPSSKVEDEKVEGKKEGVVAKRKIEQMAYNASNYSSGRAAASLTSTSLMPETKSERALFDEEEYMFEELSRPTKEKDRQKSKAYATITTNLGPLNVELHGDRAPKTVYNFVQLAKAGKYDNVIFHRLIPGFMVQGGDPTGTGRGGESYWGEPFRDEYSEKGAYKHDSRGVLSMANSGPRTNGSQFFFTFRATPHLDGKHTVFGKLVGGEETLDKIERVNVRPGGDRPVRDIVILGVTVLQDPFEAYQARLQARLARQDQSDAAVKRRAEAQKEREKDRTTWLGTKLGDKGAAGKLGKRQMEGEDVGGVGKYLKVGGAVGTRAGMDVVEYGAEKKKKKTGGGFGDFSGW, via the exons ATGGGACATAACTCGGACAAGCTTTATGTGACCCATTCCGAACATGCGGCGGGGAGTCATACGGCTTCAAGTTTTGGTAAAAGGCAGGAAACCGGCAAGTCAGAGTTCCAGCGATTACCGTT TGATTGCTGTGCTCTATCGCTTCAGCCATTCAAGAATCCAGTCGCTGTTATATCAGAAACAAAAGCGGGAGAAGCGCCGAGAGCAGATGTCTTTGACCTTTTGAACATTGTTCCGTATATCCGAAAGTTCAAGTCTA ATCCGGTAACGGGTAAACCTCTTGAAACAAGCCAactcatcaagctcaactTTTTCCGA AATGCTGAAGGCAACCTGCATGACCCTATTACGTATAAAGTCTTCTCTCCCCACATCCATATCGTCTTTCTCAAAAACACt GGAAATGTATTCGACATGGCATCCCTTCAGCTCCTCGCTATCAAGCCCAAGACATGGCGAGATCTGGTGAACGACGAGCCGTTCAAGCGGGAGGATATCATCACGATCCAGGATCCGCAAAACCTCGCTGCGAGGGATTTGAGAGAGTATGATTatgtgaagaaggatttAAAAGTGTCGg aggatgagatggcTGGGGATCCGTTGAGAGGGATCAACGTGGATGCAGCAGGGGGGGCTGGCAAGGTTTTGAAAATGATTGCTGAGAAa AACAAATCGGAACAATCACCGACACCAACGCTTACGCCGTCGTCGAaagtagaagatgaaaaggtagaaggaaagaaggaaggcgtTGTTGCGAAGCGCAAAATTGAACAGATGGCTT ATAATGCATCCAACTATAGTTCAGGTCGAGCTGCGGCTTCGCTGACGAGTACGTCGTTGATGCCTGAAACGAAGAGCGAGCGAGCTttgtttgatgaagaagaat ACATGTTTGAAGAACTGTCGCGCCCgacgaaagaaaaggaccGCCAGAAATCCAAAGCGTACGCTACGATAACGACGAATTTGGGACCGCTCAATGTCGAACTTCATGGGGACCGTGCGCCAAAGACGGTGTATAATTTTGTGCAGCTTGCGAAAGCGGGCAAGTATGATAATGTAATATTTCATCGATTGATACCCGGTTTCATG GTCCAAGGGGGTGACCCGACAGGGACAGGACGAGGGGGAGAGTCGTACTGGGGTGAACCGTTTAGAGACGAGTACAGTGAAAAGGGGGCGTACAAACATGATTCCCGTGGTGTCTTG TCAATGGCAAACTCTGGACCGCGGACAAACGGTTCTCAATTCTTTTTCACATTCCGCGCCACGCCGCATTTGGACGGTAAACATACCGTGTTTGGCAAGCTTGTCGGTGGGGAAGAGACGCTGGACAAGATTGAGCGGGTGAATGTCCGGCCGGGCGGGGATCGGCCTGTGAGGGATATTGTTATTCTGGGTGTTACCGT TCTACAGGACCCGTTTGAAGCGTACCAAGCGCGGCTGCAAGCGCGTCTTGCACGACAAGACCAATCGGATGCAGCGGTCAAACGTCGAGCGGAGGCTcaaaaggagagagagaaggataggACGACGTGGTTGGGTACGAAGCTTGGGGATAAGGGAGCAGCGGGTAAGctggggaagaggcagatggagggagaggatgtgggTGGGGTGGGCAAGTATCTGAAAGTGGGTGGGGCGGTCGGGACAAGGGCGGGGATGGATGTGGTGGAGTATGgggcggagaagaagaagaagaagacgggTGGAGGATTTGGCGATTTCTCAGGGTGGTAA
- a CDS encoding nucleoside-diphosphate kinase, translating to MFANSLRQGLRTASRSSARAFSTIPARAPRSNIVGALALGTAVAGYALYETTRSPVLLEGARTIAGEKGTVTERSFVMIKPDGVSRQLVGKIVSRFEERGYKLVAIKSLTPSDALAKEHYADLSARPFYPSLVKYITSGTPVVAMVWEGKDVIRQGRRIVGATNPLEADAGSVRGQYAVSVGRNLIHASDAFESATKEIGLWFAPEELSEYEPIAWPWVMADN from the exons ATGTTCGCCAACTCTCTCAGACAAG GTCTCCGCACGGCTTCTCGCTCCTCTG cccGGGcattctccaccatccccGCTCGTGCGCCCAGGTCCAACATCGTTGGCGCTCTTGCCCTCGGTACCGCCGTCGCTGGTTACGCCCTCTACGAGA CTACTAGGTCCCCTGTCCTGCTTGAAGGCGCAAGGACTATTGCCGGTGAGAAGGGTACCGTCACCGAGAGGTCTTTTGTCATG ATCAAGCCTGACGGCGTCTCCAGGCAGCTCGTTGGCAAG ATCGTCTCCCGGTTCGAGG AGCGTGGTTACAAGCTCGTCGC TATCAAATCCCTCACCCCGTCCGACGCCCTTGCCAAAGAACACTACGCCGACCTGTCTGCTCGTCCGTTCTACCCCTCCCTCGTCAAGTACATCACCTCTGGTACGCCTGTTGTGGCGATGGTTTGGGAGGGCAAGGACGTTATTCGTCAGGGT CGCCGAATCGTAGGCGCCACCAACCCCCTTGAAGCCGATGCCGGCTCCGTCCGAGGTCAATACGCCGTCTCTGTCGGTCGAAACTTGATCCACGCCTCTGACGCTTTTGAGTCTGCGACCAAGGAGATTGGACTTTGGTTTGCGCCCGAAGAGTTGTCCGAGTATGAGCCCATTGCTTGG CCTTGGGTCATGGCCGACAACTAA
- a CDS encoding poly(rC)-binding protein 2/3/4 produces the protein MSASPSATAPPEASPTATPTTATTAKRPASPDNAEDSAKRPKQDQNKMADVDMQNEGSPKSAPTSEPAAPAKPDPGPQQISMRSLIVTQDASIIIGRGGAHVNEIREKSSARVTVSESIPGNPERILNVSGPLDAVAKAFGLIVRRINDEPFDVPSVPGSRAVTIKFIIPNSRMGSVIGKGGSKIKEIQEASGARLNASEAMLPGSTERVLSVSGVADAVHIAVYYIGTILLEYQDRYPANATGSYRQSQSRGPPPSSNAPPPPGMQTQQIFIPNALVGAIIGRGGSKINEIRSQSSCQIRVTDPGTTVPGGAAANPEERLVTITGYPDNINAAVALLYSRVEAERAKLVEQNAGGM, from the exons ATGTCCGCTTCCCCTTCTGCCACCGCACCCCCTGAAGCCTCCCCAACCGCTACACCCACCACTGCCACTACTGCAAAACGACCTGCCTCTCCAGACAACGCAGAAGATAGCGCCAAACGACCAAAGCAGGACCAAAACAAGATGGCCGATGTAGACATGCA AAACGAGGGCTCACCAAAGTCCGCACCTACCTCCGAACCCGCAGCTCCTGCTAAACCCGACCCCGGACCTCAACAAATCTCGATGCGATCTCTTATTGTTACTCAGGACGCCAGTATCATCATCGGCCGTGGTGGTGCTCACGTCAACGAGATTAGG GAAAAATCAAGCGCCCGAGTAACCGTCTCTGAATCCATCCCCGGCAACCCCGAACGAATCCTCAACGTCTCTGGCCCTCTTGATGCCGTCGCCAAAGCCTTCGGCCTCATCGTCCGCCGAATCAACGATGAACCATTTGACGTTCCCTCCGTCCCCGGTTCTCGTGCCGTCACCATCAaattcatcatccccaaTTCCCGCATGGGCTCAGTCATCGGTAAAGGCGGttccaagatcaaggaaaTCCAAGAAGCTTCAGGTGCACGCTTAAATGCTTCTGAGGCTATGCTCCCAGGATCGACAGAGAGGGTTTTGTCAGTTTCTGGTGTAGCCGATGCGGTACACATTGCTGTGTACTATATCGGTACTATCTTGCTCGAGTACCAAGATAGATATCCGGCCAATGCCACTGGATCCTATAGACAGTCGCAGTCTCGCGGTCCTCCACCCAGCTCAAATGCTCCTCCCCCACCCGGCATGCAGACGCAACAAATATTTATTCCCAATGCTCTCGTCGGCGCTA TCATCGGCCGAGGTGGTTCCAAGATTAACGAAATTCGCTCCCAATCGTCATGCCAAATCCGCGTCACTGATCCCGGTACAACCGTCCCTGGTGGTGCTGCCGCAAACCCCGAAGAGAGGTTAGTTACCATCACCGGTTACCCTGATAATATCAACGCTGCTGTTGCATTGTTATACTCC CGAGTGGAAGCTGAACGGGCAAAGTTGGTGGAACAGAATGCCGGGGGTATGTAA
- a CDS encoding LIM-homeobox protein, with translation MSLPAPQQGHPSSADGYQGYEQQRQPVTGPSNYGRQTYIPVSSGYATYPPNQAGNGSQPVPILTQPPIPPQPHTFQRSYQSQQTAYMHPYAPDMHQGMPSYSYGADVAPNYQFGSVPAVPQPFLPQQSTQPMTAHAGDIMPFGDDGSKDGDNALNTLEGLQVKHRRRTTPDQLKVLEFWYDINPKPDNQLREQLAAQLGMTKRNVQVWFQNRRAKMKGLAKKEAEEKENRRSPENTDGNSSATDPSLTPLTDSAVPSSRFNLLAPPTSVNMGRRASLANGEAAKIEIFVAKRAAAQKREEVLYNAGGYSAPPVIRSPVLGQAYAARRSSIPYPTPQISGPPASTSPLSPKFSAACRGPSTLHMAAVRNNTRRPSIPGAAQLISSGPFTPPRVVSNQHQTAAQNKGIRELSPIQDHEVYNTYGGEYQPWSGDLPPSMYLPPAEGFHDGRPFSHDSPLPNPAFSFGSAPQGLDAQGIMSIGQMDEKQQQMYMMMQQRDRLGSIASIGTMGTESGTEGGESSNGEWLVDGPEGFDPDARRASAPPDLLHQIGLMGFTTLPSGAPAPGPIRPSPLNAHFTPDSFQSTSPYYPPSTSSSSTYSFPLHPSSDSLSNDSPTAAHFERLKPGSRGEQPQQSQPQSQQQTPLAQNHVNPGPENRVPSYTSTTASQSPNNDVSPYSNNSMSYTGYQNGWNPSPQQQPFQQQHLTPTGQPPSSIGAGAGAGMSIDLDHPSNPHLGHHREPNSAQELQAAMPADEKTPTAEHAPRTLGHPGSNTGSLNFRGKEEGAKGGNEEGKDEFSYFSEFGGHDAVNVLV, from the exons ATGTCACTCCCAGCTCCTCAACAGGGCCATCCCAGTAGCGCGGATGGTTACCAGGGGTATGAGCAACAAAGACAACCTGTTACTGGACCGAGCAACTACGGTCGACAGACGTATATCCCTGTCAGCAGTGGCTATGCGACTTATCCACCTAATCAAGCTGGCAACGGCTCGCAACCTGTCCCCATCCTAACCCAACCCCCTATTCCACCCCAACCCCATACCTTCCAACGTTCCTACCAATCTCAACAAACGGCATACATGCATCCGTACGCTCCCGACATGCATCAGGGGATGCCATCGTATAGCTATGGCGCAGATGTAGCCCCAAATTACCAGTTTGGCTCTGTACCTGCTGTTCCGCAACCGTTTTTGCCGCAGCAATCGACTCAACCAATGACGGCTCATGCGGGGGATATCATGCCGTTTGGGGATGATGGCTCCAAGGATGGAGATAATGCCCTTAACACCCTTGAG GGTTTGCAAGTGAAGCATCGTCGGCGAACTACACCTGACCAGCTCAAAGTTCTCGAATTTTGGTATGATATCAATCCCAAGCCGGATAATCAGTTGCGAGAACAGTTGGCGGCGCAGTTAGGAATGACAAAGAGGAATGTCCAAGTTTGGTTCCAGAATCG TCGTGCGAAGATGAAAGGTTTagccaagaaggaagccgaggaaaaggaaaacagGAGATCTCCAGAAAACACGGACGGCAATTCCTCTGCCACTGATCCATCACTAACACCACTGACCGACTCTGCCGTTCCTTCGTCGCGTTTCAACCTTCTTGCCCCACCAACGTCTGTCAACATGGGTCGACGCGCATCTCTTGCCAACGGTGAAGCCGCCAAGATTGAAATATTTGTCGCTAAGCGCGCTGCTGCCCAAAAACGGGAGGAAGTGCTTTACAATGCCGGTGGCTATAGCGCACCGCCCGTGATTAGGTCCCCTGTTCTCGGGCAAGCTTATGCCGCCAGGCGAAGCAGTATACCTTACCCCACTCCTCAGATATCCGGCCCACCCGCTTCGACTTCTCCTTTGAGCCCCAAGTTTTCTGCAGCATGCAGGGGTCCATCGACATTACACATGGCTGCAGTGCGTAACAATACTCGTCGCCCAAGTATACCAGGTGCCGCTCAACTTATTTCGAGTGGACCATTCACTCCTCCTCGTGTTGTCTCGAACCAACACCAGACCGCTGCTCAGAATAAAGGTATACGCGAACTCAGCCCAATTCAAGATCATGAAGTCTACAACACTTATGGCGGCGAGTATCAACCATGGTCGGGCGATCTTCCTCCTAGCATGTACCTCCCGCCTGCAGAGGGCTTCCATGACGGACGTCCCTTCTCCCACGATTCTCCCTTGCCGAACCCTGCATTCTCTTTCGGTTCCGCCCCTCAGGGCCTTGATGCGCAAGGGATCATGTCGATAGGTCAAATGGATGAGAAGCAACAGCAGATGTACATGATGATGCAACAACGAGATCGACTTGGTTCAATAGCGTCAATAGGTACCATGGGCACCGAGAGTGGGACGGAAGGAGGGGAGTCGTCCAACGGGGAGTGGTTGGTTGATGGACCGGAAGGGTTTGATCCTGATGCTCGGAGGGCTTCTGC ACCTCCAGATCTTTTACATCAAATTGGTCTTATGGGATTTACGACACTACCGAGCGGCGCGCCCGCACCGGGGCCCATCCGACCGTCTCCGCTGAATGCTCACTTCACGCCCGACTCTTTCCAATCTACATCACCTTAttaccctccttccacctcatcctcttcgacttactctttccccttgcacccttcttccgatTCTCTTTCCAATGATTCTCCGACTGCAGCACATTTTGAAAGGCTCAAGCCTGGGTCAAGGGGTGAACAGCCCCAGCAATCGCAACCACAATCGCAGCAACAAACACCTTTAGCGCAAAATCATGTTAATCCAGGACCAGAAAATCGAGTGCCAAGTTACACTAGTACAACGGCTTCTCAGTCGCCTAATAACGATGTTTCACCGTATAGCAACAATTCCATGTCCTACACAGGGTATCAGAATGGGTGGAACCCGAGccctcaacaacaacctTTTCAGCAGCAACACTTGACCCCGACAGGACAACCCCCTTCCAGTATAGGCGCCGGTGCTGGTGCGGGTATGAGCATCGATCTCGACCATCCCAGCAACCCTCATCTCGGACATCATCGAGAGCCCAATTCGGCTCAAGAGCTGCAAGCTGCCATGCCGGCGGACGAAAAAACTCCTACGGCCGAACATGCACCCCGAACGCTTGGTCATCCTGGTTCTAACACGGGCAGCCTTAACTTTCgcggcaaagaagaaggagcaaagggtggaaatgaggagggaaaggacgAGTTTTCGTATTTTAGTGAGTTTGGAGGGCACGATGCGGTGAATGTGCTGGTATAG
- a CDS encoding RNA helicase, whose amino-acid sequence MLPRQLSRARGALGSILPRLSTPSSALRTVTPAFARSTQLPLRLILEKRGYAVSAVAEKDEDFFSGAELAPSFKTEVIPPQLDDPGHPPSEPLVDTVPFETLKGRINHDTLKALTVKPFKFTAMSEVQKRVLGLLPHLSGGKLRSKAREEAEQAGEVEVKEEREDLLVKAKTGTGKTMAFLVPAIDARINTLERLSKAPNPDGTIPDKHAQGRNHRAISRSHVGALIISPTRELATQIAVEAEKLCTWHKDLSVHSFVGGESRLRQLKEFSRRSKDVVVATPGRLRDLISEPVVKDALAKTDMLVLDEADTLLDMGFSDDLKFIIDHLPKERQTLFFSATVSKEIAAIARHSLRKGHKVIDCVPKNESNVHLHIPQYATVVPSSADAMPHIMRLIAQDQMANPKSKIVLFLNTTKQTMLTATLVRELLDTLPQRTSVYEIHSKLDQNKRTRASDKFRKEQRPAVLVTSDVSARGVDYPGVTRVIQLGVPSSTEQYIHRVGRTGRAGKEGRGDLVLFPFEAGFLDQLKDIPIQRISISDLASDVITSAPSSYASALDSLPSTVEELLPTLDPKAIEEVFMSMLGYYHSKQQMLGISAQDILKGLKTWSVEGGGLAEPPYVSEEFLKKVGFGEKRRNTRGGSGGSRGGFGRSGGGFGRRDGGRREDSGGFGGRRQGGGGSGFGARREGGGGFGGGFAGRSRSGGFNRDY is encoded by the exons ATGCTTCCCAGACAGCTATCAAGAGCACGAGGTGCTCTTGGATCCATCCTCCCCCGTCTCTCTaccccttcctctgcccTCCGAACCGTCACTCCCGCTTTCGCCAGGTCCACCCAGCTCCCTTTGAGAC TAATCCTCGAAAAAAGGGGCTACGCTGTTTCTGCCGTTGCTGAAAAAGACGAGgacttcttctctggcGCCGAACTCGCACCATCCTTCAAAACCGAGGTTATCCCTCCCCAGCTTGACGACCCCGGCCACCCCCCCTCGGAACCTTTAGTCGACACTGTCCCATTCGAAACTCTCAAGGGTCGGATCAACCATGATACCCTCAAAGCGCTCACCGTCAAGCCTTTCAAGTTTACAGCGATGAGTGAAGTGCAAAAGCGTGTTTTGGGTCTTTTGCCACATTTGAGTGGGGGTAAGTTGAGAAGCAAggcgagagaagaagcagaacAAGCGGGTGAGGTggaagtgaaagaggagagagaagatctATTAGTGAAGGCCAAGACTGGTACCGGAAAGACCATG GCGTTCTTGGTCCCCGCGATTGACGCACGTATTAACACTCTCGAACGTCTCTCTAAAGCACCCAATCCCGATGGTACCATTCCTGACAAGCATGCCCAGGGCCGCAATCATCGGGCCATCTCCCGTTCCCACGTCGGCGCTTTGATCATCTCTCCTACTCGAGAACTCGCTACTCAGATCGCAGTTGAAGCTGAGAAGCTCTGCACTTGGCACAAGGACTTGAGCGTTCACTCATTTGTCGGTGGTGAAAGCCGACTCAGGCAACTGAAAGAGTTTTCAAGACGGTCCAAGGATGTGGTGGTGGCTACCCCTGGTCGATTGAGGGATTTGATCTCAGAACCGGTTGTGAAGGATGCGTTGGCCAAAACGGATATGCTTGTGCTTGATGAAGCTGATACGCTTCTCGATATGGGCTTTTCTGACGATCTCAAGTTCATCATTGACCATCTGCCAAAAGAGCGTCAGACATTGTTCTTCTCTGCGACTGTTTCCAAAGAGATTGCTGCGATTGCACGACACTCTTTGCGAAAGGGCCACAAGGTCATCGACTGTGTCCCCAAGAACGAATCGAATGTCCATCTTCACATTCCCCAGTACGCCACCGtcgttccttcttcagctgaCGCGATGCCCCACATTATGCGACTGATCGCCCAGGACCAAATGGCGAACCCCAAGAGCAAGATCGTCTTGTTCCTCAACACTACTAAACAGACTATGCTCACCGCTACCCTCGTGCGCGAGTTGCTTGATACCTTGCCTCAACGAACTTCCGTTTACGAGATCCACTCTAAACTTGATCAAAACAAACGTACCCGCGCTTCGGACAAGTTTAGAAAGGAACAACGCCCAGCAGTGCTCGTTACTTCAGATGTTTCCGCTAGGGGTGTGGATTACCCAGGTGTGACGAGGGTTATCCAACTTGGTGTCCCCTCAAGTACGGAGCAGTATATCCACCGTGTTGGTCGTACTGGACGAGCCGGGAAGGAAGGTCGAGGTGACCTGgttcttttccccttcgAAGCTGGCTTCCTCGATCAGCTCAAGGACATCCCTATCCAGCGTATTTCCATTTCTGATCTTGCCTCGGACGTCATCACTAGCGCGCCCTCATCATACGCATCCGCTCTTgactctcttccttccaccGTCGAGGAGCTTCTCCCTACTCTCGACCCCAAAGCCATCGAAGAAGTCTTCATGTCCATGCTCGGTTACTACCACTCCAAGCAACAGATGTTGGGCATTTCTGCACAGGATATCTTGAAGGGGTTAAAGACCTGGTCAGTCGAAGGCGGTGGTTTGGCCGAGCCGCCTTATGTGTCGGAAGagttcttgaagaaggtcggGTTCggtgagaagaggaggaacaCCAGGGGCGGAAGTGGCGGATCCAGGGGTGGATTTGGAAGGAGCGGTGGTGGgtttggaaggagggacGGCGGTAGGAGGGAGGACAGTGGTGGGTTTGGCGGTAGAAGGcaaggtggtggtggaagcGGATTCGGCGctcgaagagaaggtggtggtggcttTGGCGGCGGCTTTGCAGGGAGGAGTAGGAGTGGGGGCTTCAACCGAGACTATTAA